From Methanosarcina lacustris Z-7289, one genomic window encodes:
- a CDS encoding TIGR00288 family NYN domain-containing protein, which produces MKPVKSGLDSISRYLRTKKEVGRRKIGLLVDGPNILRKEFDVNLEEIRDVLKDYGNIKIGRVFLNQYASDKLVEAIENHGFEPIICSSDVDVRLAVEGMELVYNPNIDTLAIVTRDADFKPLLNKANEHGKETIIFGVEPGFSTALKNSADYVILMDKNRMSGYAEDE; this is translated from the coding sequence ATGAAGCCTGTAAAAAGTGGACTTGATTCCATTTCTAGATACCTCCGTACTAAGAAAGAAGTTGGCAGGAGAAAGATAGGACTTCTGGTGGATGGGCCGAATATCCTCAGAAAAGAGTTTGATGTAAATCTTGAGGAAATAAGGGACGTTCTGAAGGACTACGGGAATATCAAGATCGGACGTGTTTTCCTGAACCAGTACGCTTCTGACAAGCTTGTCGAAGCTATTGAAAACCATGGTTTTGAACCCATCATCTGTTCCAGTGATGTGGATGTGCGCCTCGCAGTGGAGGGCATGGAACTGGTCTACAACCCCAACATAGATACTCTTGCAATCGTGACCCGAGATGCGGATTTCAAACCGCTCCTGAACAAAGCAAACGAACATGGGAAAGAGACCATTATCTTCGGGGTTGAGCCCGGATTTTCCACAGCGCTCAAGAACTCTGCAGATTATGTCATTCTCATGGACAAAAACCGCATGAGTGGTTATGCTGAAGACGAATAA
- a CDS encoding universal stress protein — MNRKFCRNIVIATDGSENAQRAIFYGIGIAKLSEATVYALCVVNASSLISENWTIGRKNIYKIIRSKGEKAVSEVKKLGEKSGVEVKEVILDGNPSNEILDFSENNDIDLIVMGTLGKTGLDRFLIGSVAENVVRGSKVPVMVVRDV; from the coding sequence ATGAATAGAAAGTTTTGCCGAAATATAGTGATTGCAACGGACGGATCTGAGAATGCCCAGAGGGCCATTTTTTACGGAATTGGGATTGCAAAACTTAGTGAAGCGACTGTCTACGCCCTTTGTGTGGTAAATGCATCTTCTTTAATTTCTGAAAATTGGACGATTGGTAGAAAAAACATATATAAAATCATTAGAAGTAAAGGGGAGAAAGCAGTATCTGAAGTTAAGAAGCTTGGAGAGAAATCAGGAGTGGAAGTAAAAGAAGTTATTTTAGATGGTAACCCGAGTAATGAAATTTTAGATTTCTCCGAGAATAATGACATTGACCTGATAGTTATGGGCACCCTCGGAAAAACCGGACTCGACAGGTTTCTAATAGGAAGCGTTGCAGAAAACGTAGTCAGAGGCTCAAAAGTTCCGGTAATGGTTGTCCGGGATGTGTAA
- a CDS encoding COG1361 S-layer family protein, whose product MIKKRNIAAIATLLMMLLATVPVEAAISKNFDLNDNFYTVYGGPDIEATLLGDNEYSRGDTFTLNLGLMNKGVISGFESEKEADTTVDTVLQRSEMGYETQAVTAVGVLATLKSDSPYISVKSGSQEAGTLEQGKQSVIPSKFVIEISENAPAGTYPLNLEFSYKYQNNVQVSGDNYDTSTGLVSNQGVGIWYENVTQNQTIIVQVKKEPYFEVTNVTGDLYPGKNGNLQVTYKNTGEEPAKDATVRLSASDPFSTTDDQAFLGNLKPGESAVAIFDMDVDDTATSKPYSLTSEVLYKDTEGHNQISDSVKINTKILEAKKSLPGYQIGIGIAMVLAACFVVLRKKKQD is encoded by the coding sequence ATGATTAAAAAAAGAAATATCGCTGCAATTGCAACCCTCCTTATGATGCTGCTCGCAACAGTGCCCGTAGAGGCAGCCATATCTAAAAATTTTGACCTCAATGACAATTTCTACACAGTATATGGAGGACCGGATATAGAAGCCACCCTGCTTGGAGATAACGAGTACTCCAGAGGAGATACGTTTACGCTGAATCTTGGACTTATGAATAAGGGAGTAATCAGCGGTTTTGAATCCGAGAAGGAAGCTGATACAACAGTTGATACTGTACTACAACGATCGGAAATGGGGTATGAAACCCAGGCTGTGACAGCTGTTGGGGTTCTTGCAACTCTTAAATCTGATAGTCCATATATAAGCGTAAAATCAGGTTCTCAAGAAGCAGGCACCCTTGAACAGGGGAAACAAAGCGTAATCCCCTCAAAGTTCGTCATTGAAATCAGTGAAAATGCCCCTGCAGGTACATACCCCTTGAACCTGGAATTTTCGTACAAATACCAGAACAATGTGCAGGTAAGCGGAGATAATTATGATACTTCCACTGGCCTGGTGTCCAATCAGGGAGTAGGCATATGGTACGAAAACGTGACCCAGAACCAGACAATAATTGTCCAGGTAAAGAAAGAGCCTTACTTTGAGGTCACAAATGTAACAGGTGACCTTTATCCCGGAAAGAATGGCAATCTTCAAGTGACCTATAAGAATACAGGTGAAGAGCCTGCAAAGGATGCAACTGTAAGATTAAGCGCCAGCGACCCATTCAGCACAACCGATGACCAGGCTTTCCTCGGCAACCTGAAACCTGGAGAAAGTGCGGTCGCAATCTTTGACATGGATGTAGACGATACAGCAACCTCGAAACCCTACTCTTTAACGAGTGAAGTTCTCTATAAAGATACAGAAGGTCACAACCAGATTTCGGACAGTGTCAAAATAAACACGAAGATTCTGGAAGCCAAAAAATCACTTCCGGGATATCAGATTGGAATAGGTATTGCAATGGTTCTTGCAGCATGTTTCGTCGTTCTGAGAAAGAAGAAACAGGATTAA
- a CDS encoding COG1361 S-layer family protein, translating into MKKPQQNTLQKTVNTFAAIAVLLSVLSITVSPALGSDDGSFLIPSRGYSVDYYRSYGEPTLRASITGDTEFERGEYADIHIKIANIGSIDGFKRLYANQNSIPASQEELIALAEMKEEKDCTTAKGIKANLTSESDYIHVEPTTSLQTADELETGHTQDLKFSIRIDSTAPAGEYELKLPVNYEYQHNALTETSKVVNLGIAGTGYTREYYTKNVVLPIHISIKKEPLFEISSVSGSLKQGSTNTINVTYTNTGETTAEDAEVRFVSLKPLSTSNTIVRLGTIGQGESRVASLEISADSEALVKNYSIDSEIKYVDDKGKTELSDNMKVDVPVEKAESKISTTVIIGILFALVFIYQIIKMLRNRKKNSENASGDEND; encoded by the coding sequence ATGAAGAAACCCCAACAAAACACACTACAGAAAACAGTTAATACATTCGCTGCAATTGCAGTTCTTCTTTCAGTTCTCTCGATAACTGTATCTCCAGCATTAGGAAGTGATGATGGAAGTTTCCTTATTCCGAGCAGAGGATACTCAGTGGACTATTACAGAAGCTATGGAGAGCCAACACTTAGGGCTTCTATCACTGGAGACACGGAATTTGAGAGAGGGGAATATGCAGATATTCATATAAAAATTGCAAATATTGGTTCAATCGACGGTTTCAAGCGGCTGTATGCAAACCAGAATAGCATCCCGGCTTCCCAGGAGGAGCTTATTGCTCTTGCCGAGATGAAGGAAGAAAAGGATTGCACGACGGCAAAAGGTATCAAAGCAAACCTGACTTCGGAATCTGACTACATCCATGTAGAGCCCACAACAAGTCTACAGACTGCGGATGAACTTGAAACTGGACATACACAAGATCTCAAGTTCAGCATACGTATTGATAGTACCGCACCTGCCGGGGAGTATGAACTGAAGCTTCCCGTGAATTACGAATACCAGCACAATGCCCTGACGGAAACTTCAAAGGTAGTAAACCTCGGGATTGCTGGCACAGGATACACACGGGAATACTATACCAAAAATGTTGTCCTCCCAATCCACATATCTATTAAAAAAGAACCGCTGTTTGAGATAAGTAGTGTTTCAGGCAGTTTAAAACAGGGTTCAACAAACACCATAAACGTTACTTATACGAATACAGGGGAGACTACAGCTGAGGATGCTGAGGTCAGATTTGTTTCCCTGAAACCCCTGAGCACCAGCAATACAATTGTCAGGCTCGGGACAATTGGTCAGGGGGAAAGCCGGGTGGCATCACTCGAAATTTCGGCTGATTCTGAGGCGCTGGTGAAAAATTACAGTATTGACAGTGAAATAAAGTATGTAGATGACAAAGGAAAAACCGAGCTTTCCGATAACATGAAAGTGGATGTGCCAGTTGAGAAGGCCGAATCTAAAATAAGCACAACTGTTATAATTGGGATATTATTCGCTCTTGTCTTTATCTACCAGATTATAAAGATGCTCCGTAACAGGAAAAAAAATAGTGAAAATGCTTCAGGTGACGAAAATGATTAA
- a CDS encoding efflux RND transporter permease subunit, protein MTILLVFFLLILLSMQGAQKISMASGTETFVSKDSKLYQNFDHLYSNIFGTDSLVVMVEGNDVKSVDIMKAADRLEHQLESTEGVVGITSPASILMKINSRTTGRSKIPETDAEIKEIIDGNPDTFGTLVPDNTHMLIFVTMARSISDDQQKEIIKVAEEAVKFSNFPPSYNLIVTGEPAFMIEMSDAMSTSMGSLLGLAAIFMVIVLSLVFRHVRWKLLPLPIVLIGIVYTFGAMGFLGIPLSMVSMSAFPVLIGLGIDYAIQFHNRIEEELHKEGNKSKAIIATIKHTGPAVLIALTMSALGFFSLFTSTVPMIQDFGKLLSIGIVMCYLAAMFVGVVTVYIFDDVSIKFQSKKGNKEAKPTETNPAYLSSGKPKPSLVEHLLEKLNDFSIKNSVLILGIAILLCVAGMYADESVGVETDTNSFVPQDMPALLDLQHMKDVMGGTDALNLIIKVDDTADPEVLKWIDRFSEHETQRRHIYSASSIVPLVKELNDGTIPDNRDEIEAIYNEIPESQKDQYVYGKNMLLLNFNLGNAAADIKTEGIEELTNIVQKDIQWMQAPPGVSVTITGHSVVLIEIMGALTGGRILMTYLGLFLVLAGLLVVYRDWIKALAAIIPMFIVTGWSGLVMTYMQIDYTPLTATMGALIIGIGCEYSVLMMERYFEEKSHVGDPLQAIHRTIKSNGAALLASGSTVVGGFAALMISPFPIIKDFGTVTVIDIALVLVATFLVFPPLIVLMDTWRDKRRETQALQTKANNVKGADTQ, encoded by the coding sequence ATGACCATACTCCTGGTCTTTTTTCTTCTCATCTTGTTATCAATGCAGGGTGCACAAAAAATTAGTATGGCCTCAGGAACGGAGACCTTTGTAAGCAAAGATTCGAAACTCTATCAGAACTTTGATCATCTTTACTCAAACATATTCGGGACCGACTCCCTTGTAGTGATGGTAGAAGGGAACGATGTAAAATCTGTGGATATAATGAAAGCTGCAGATCGGCTTGAACACCAGCTCGAGTCCACCGAAGGGGTTGTTGGGATCACAAGTCCGGCTTCTATTCTAATGAAAATAAATTCCCGGACAACAGGCAGGTCCAAAATCCCGGAAACCGATGCAGAGATCAAGGAAATTATTGATGGAAATCCGGATACATTCGGAACATTAGTTCCTGATAATACACATATGTTGATCTTTGTAACGATGGCGAGGTCCATCTCAGATGACCAGCAAAAAGAAATTATAAAGGTGGCCGAAGAAGCTGTCAAATTTTCTAATTTTCCCCCGTCTTACAATCTCATAGTAACAGGAGAGCCAGCCTTCATGATTGAAATGAGCGATGCGATGAGCACAAGTATGGGATCATTGCTCGGGCTTGCTGCCATTTTTATGGTGATCGTGTTGAGCCTTGTTTTCCGGCACGTCCGCTGGAAATTGTTGCCTTTACCGATTGTTTTAATCGGTATTGTATATACCTTCGGAGCTATGGGTTTTCTGGGAATTCCCCTATCAATGGTTTCAATGTCGGCTTTCCCGGTCCTGATAGGGCTTGGTATCGATTATGCCATTCAATTTCATAACAGAATCGAAGAAGAGCTGCATAAAGAAGGAAACAAATCCAAAGCCATTATAGCAACAATAAAACACACCGGACCTGCTGTACTCATAGCTCTTACCATGAGTGCTCTGGGCTTCTTTTCCCTGTTTACATCCACAGTTCCGATGATTCAAGATTTTGGGAAACTTCTCTCGATCGGCATAGTAATGTGCTATTTAGCAGCCATGTTTGTCGGAGTAGTCACGGTCTACATCTTCGACGATGTCTCGATAAAATTCCAGTCGAAGAAAGGAAATAAAGAAGCAAAACCGACAGAAACAAATCCAGCATATCTTTCTTCCGGAAAACCGAAACCCAGCCTTGTAGAACATCTTCTTGAAAAGCTCAATGACTTTTCAATAAAGAACAGTGTGTTGATACTCGGGATTGCAATTCTGCTCTGTGTTGCAGGTATGTATGCCGATGAGTCTGTGGGTGTCGAGACTGATACCAACAGTTTTGTTCCCCAGGATATGCCAGCTCTTCTAGACCTGCAACATATGAAGGATGTCATGGGAGGGACTGATGCACTTAACCTCATAATAAAGGTAGATGATACTGCTGACCCCGAAGTTCTGAAGTGGATTGACAGGTTCAGCGAACATGAAACTCAAAGGCGACACATATACAGTGCTTCAAGCATCGTGCCTCTTGTAAAGGAGTTAAACGACGGCACAATCCCGGATAATCGGGATGAGATTGAGGCAATCTACAATGAAATCCCGGAATCCCAGAAGGACCAATATGTGTACGGCAAAAACATGCTTCTCTTAAATTTTAACCTTGGAAATGCCGCTGCCGACATAAAGACTGAAGGGATTGAAGAGTTAACCAACATAGTACAGAAAGACATACAGTGGATGCAGGCTCCTCCAGGAGTTTCAGTTACGATTACAGGGCACTCAGTGGTCTTAATTGAAATTATGGGCGCACTTACAGGCGGAAGAATCTTAATGACCTATCTTGGGCTTTTCCTGGTACTCGCCGGACTTCTGGTGGTTTACAGGGACTGGATAAAAGCTCTGGCTGCCATTATTCCAATGTTCATAGTGACTGGCTGGTCAGGGCTGGTAATGACGTATATGCAAATTGATTACACCCCTTTGACTGCAACCATGGGAGCACTGATCATTGGAATAGGTTGTGAGTACTCAGTTCTCATGATGGAAAGATACTTTGAAGAAAAGAGTCACGTAGGCGATCCCCTGCAAGCTATACACAGGACAATTAAGAGCAACGGAGCCGCACTCCTCGCCTCGGGATCGACAGTTGTAGGTGGGTTTGCAGCTCTGATGATATCTCCATTTCCTATAATAAAAGACTTTGGAACAGTGACAGTTATTGATATTGCACTGGTTCTGGTTGCAACCTTCCTGGTATTTCCGCCCCTTATCGTATTAATGGACACCTGGAGGGACAAGAGAAGAGAAACTCAGGCGCTGCAAACAAAAGCAAATAATGTCAAGGGGGCCGATACCCAATGA